The sequence below is a genomic window from Silene latifolia isolate original U9 population chromosome 7, ASM4854445v1, whole genome shotgun sequence.
taagtgtccatgttttataggttgggttggaacttcggagacgaagttatttttaaggggggaagactgaaatactacggattttataggccggtactcgaccgagtatggcctactcggtcgagtaaaatgtgttggtattctgtttggcttctgcctaggaatactcggccgagtaagagtaataatcgaccgagtagagggtactcggccgagtatactcgacactcgaccgagtatccggtctgacgggtaatatttcagcggtttgatttggagatgattagggTTATATTAAAACgtaaatcagtttctaattacactgTTCCACAACATAtcactcaacgacgctctaatattctccaaatctctccctatggtgtggatcgttcgtgagtctagttcatctttccttgtgtcgattgtgtcggtaagcctctaatttcgtaagtttcattaattggtcttttagggttttgccctaatttgtgatttaGGGGAAAGGGATTTTGTGCGatgtggtaattggaattatatgtgattattgtatgtaggtgacggtgtcatgcGGAACTGCTATTGATTGCttatgtgtgcttggattgcgaaaaggtagggttttccctactcggtttactgttcattgttaagacatgtttgttgtgtaaCTATTGtcatctgttgatcatcggagtatgggtgttgttgtGATGATGTTGTTGTGGAGGTGTTGTGACGGCTGTAgcgtcatgtgattgtgattgtggtggagtcacttgcgggagtggcttcacaccctagttcgccctccgtggaacccgccaagggaggggatgtgcacattaagggacatggatttgttttagtcactcgttgatgagctggacttggtgggatcggctgcggtcacccactggcggcgaggattacctgttgcgatgggtaatctggcagggctacacacttcggtgtgtagtcgattactgTGTGAGCACGTATGATTGGGTTGGAAGATGATAGGATAGTTACTCTATTATTTGTCTTGttttgattgagtaatactgaccccgttgttgtttatggaatctgcggtgatccattcggggatggtgagcaggcttgacaggttgctagtgatgagcttggggacagtcatgggagtgtgtcatcaccagtcatagcatcaccgtccgagtcttagCTTTGATTTCATTAGTTGACAGACATTAAAGTTGTATTTgttgaatcagtttttggatttggttgatgtaaacttttatgcattacagtactttaataaatgtgctcagttcagacgcttttgatatatactaacctcgggcaaccgagatggtaacatacTTTCATGacagggtggtcctggtaaggcaccttggtatgagggggtgttacacccgaaacccgaaatgacccgtcccgACTCGAATTAATCCGAAATCAATAAGAGACCCGAACTAACCTGACCCAAActaacccgacccgttgacccgttttgccagatCTAGACTATCACTGATGTTTTCAAAAACGCAGGGAtatcacataaaattcaaaaaaaatacatAGTACTACATAGAATAACTCAAAAAACAGTGACTAAAAATTAACATTGCCTTATCAAtaatataagaaaataaaaaactAAAAAGATAAAAAGTATGTTTTTCATTACGACTTCAAATTATGTCTTTTTTAAAACAAACTATAATTTGAGTAGCCCATTCGAGTAGACTACACTAACATGTGGAATACACGAGAAGGCCTTGGCCCAGCCGTGTAATCCACACGTCAAGGCCCATGCCTATTCATATGGCCTAAACGAGTAAGCCCAAGTGTTTTGTGTGGGTTACACGAGTTGACCAAGCTCATTCGTGTAATCCACACGAAAATGCTCAAGCCTAATTGTTTATCAATCTCACACGAATTGGCCACTTGATtccatttttttttccaaattttgTTACCGAAATCGCTTCAAATCACATCCTAATTGACTCTAAACTACATAATTCTTAATCTAATTTAAGCCTAACAACTACTCTACACTATTTTAACAAATTAGaagtaattaattataaattaagaaTAATAAACATGTCATGCCTTCTTGTTAGTGTTCAATGGCTtgttcttctttctttcttcaaattccaatttgtttttttttgttgttgttgaagttgTATTTAGGAAATAGGTttgaaaaaagaaagggaaaatttcagattatttggGACAAAGGAAAGGAAGAGAAAGTGAAAGTTTAGAAGGAAAATTGGGTTTTATTTTACCACTGTTAAAAAGATGGCTTCTAGGAGCGCAACAAGTAATTTTAGAGAAGTGATATAGGAAGTAACAATGTTCGAAGTATATATATGCATAAATTGAAAACCTTCGAGGTCTTATACAGGATGTCGTGAACACAAATAAATTGAAAACCTTTGAAGTATTATCCGCATAAGGTCCTCTGACATTTGACTCGTCTTTCGTTACAACAGTTTGTCATCATCAAAATGATTGTATATTGTCGATAAAATAGCGATATTTAACTCGTTTTCTGCTTGTGACAAAGAAGTGTCGGTTTTTGATGAGAATTGGTAAAAATTGGAGGACTAAAAAACACCGCTGAAAAAGCCAATGGTGTGGGACGAGATCTAAGTCGCAAATTCGTAATAGAAAACTCAACTATTAATAACATGTACGTCTACATAAAACAGAATCCAGCAAAGATACCACTAATCCGACATAGGGAGTACTATATTTTGATTTATTAATTGTTATCCTTCTGACATAGAAAAGGGAATCTACCCGTTAATCACTACAAATCAAATAACTCAACAAAATCACGCCTTTCTACGAGAGAACTACAGTACTAATTATCTTTTAACTTAAAAGAGTGGAGTACTCAATGACGGTGGTGGGGACAGAATGTGACCAAATAGTTACCCCTGGTACAAGTAGCAATACTTGTGGGGTCATCATACGCGTATGAGTACGCGCGTGGGCATGCTGCCTTAAAGATCTTCGAGTACGCTGTTGGCTTGCAAGTTTGAGGACTCCCAAAGGTTCCTGTGCAACAGTACTTAGCTAAGTTGAATGCTGAACACGCGCTCTTGCATGCTACTACAATCCCACGCGGTCCTCGTACTTGCAGCCCTGCTGGGCACATTGTATTCAGGTCACTTATGCACCCTGCTGGTGCGCAGCTCCCAGAGGCTGCTTTGAATGGTGTTATTGAGATTGCAAGGTTGTAGCCGTCTACTAGACTTACGTCATAGAAATCCTGAAGAATGAGAAGTTGAGAACACAACACTAGACACGTTATTCACTTAATAGATGAAGCTGATTGAGTATCGGATATGAAagcaaaatgtaaaaaaaaaaaaaaaaaaaaaaaaaaaaaaaaaaaaaaaaatttacagtGAGTTTGAACATGTTATAGGAAGAGCATTGCTAAATTCAATGTATGCGTCAAGTTAATTGAAAATCGCGGACTTCGTGGTGGGGTTTGTTTTCAATACTCTCAACGTAATCTACTGCTCCAAAGACAGTAAGCGCAGGTACCGAAACCGCAATGTTACAAGGATTTGGTTACAAAACCAGTTTTAAAAAAACATTACTTTTGTGTTCAAGTTTATTAACAAATCTTGTAGAGCTGGGTAGTACGCACACTTCTCCTAATTAGCCGTTCCGTATCCGACACCGACACTCCTCGGACACaccaaaacgtgtcggacacctataAAGCCTTGTCTAACATTCTACATTTATtcgggcacgtgtccgacgcatgtccatggtatttgggccGTGTCCGACGCATATCCATGACATTTAGACATTATTTGGGGAGAATCATGTTCTTTAAACGAGTAATGAGCTATCAAAAGAGATTAATTAGAAGATACGTTTGGATGGAAGATaaaaatgagttataatcaagggcaattttaccttcacttatttaaatttaatatcaaataattttataaaaataaaatcgaacgtttataattataaaatatattttattaaatttaaataacgtgtcccgtgtcctaaattttatGAGATGTCGTATCACGTGTTCGTGTCCgggtccgtgtccgttttggtgttACCTAGAATACAAGTATCCTCACCCTATAAATTTGTGAGAAATTAATATACAACGAAACATTCACGTGTATATACAAACGATTCTTCAGTAACCAAAGAAGTTTTGTCAAAATTAAGCAGGTTTAATCATACATTCTCTATTAGAAacataaattctcatttaagatggACACTAACCGTTGAAGTTTAAAACAGGGTATATAACTACCACTTTCATAGATAAGTCAAAAATAAAGTGTGTAGATATTAGCAAAAGACTGCTCTTTATCTATGCAAGTTGTGAAGAATCACATGTTAGGTCTCCCACATTAGAGAAAGAGAGAAGTGCAATCTACTTTATGAGTTAAGGCCTATTACACCAAAGATGTTAGGAGTACACGGGGTGTACAAGGCCTTTGTACACTGACTAGTAATAATGCGACACATGGCAAGACCAATAAAGATTCCATCTTTTGTTTGGAGGGAAACTAGGAGGGAAAATTTTCCTCTGTTGGAGGGAAAATTTGGCTTTGGagggaaaataaaataaact
It includes:
- the LOC141592294 gene encoding thaumatin-like protein, with product MDSTLILLLSLLLFSLFTLFPGQVMGAKMVFSNKCGFPVWPGVQPSAGQPVLARGGFMLLPNQAYSMELPNRWSGRVWGRHGCFFDAAGRGHCATGDCGGTLYCAGAGGEPPATLAEITLGQEQDFYDVSLVDGYNLAISITPFKAASGSCAPAGCISDLNTMCPAGLQVRGPRGIVVACKSACSAFNLAKYCCTGTFGSPQTCKPTAYSKIFKAACPRAYSYAYDDPTSIATCTRGNYLVTFCPHHRH